The sequence below is a genomic window from Candidatus Paceibacter sp..
GGGGTGGAGCTCAGCCAAATCTTAGTCAAACAATAATAAAAAATTTTGAAATCCCTCTTCCTCCTCTTTCAATCCAGAAGAAAATTGTTGAGAGGATTGAAAGGTTGATGGGGAAGATTGATGAGGCGAAGAAATTGCGGAAAGAGGCGATGGCGGACGCCGCGGCCTTGATTCCTTCGGCTTTGCATAAAATTTTTGAAGAGGGGAAAAAGAAGGGGTGGGAAGAGAAAAGTTTAGGCGAGATTTGTGATATTGCTCGCGGTGGTTCGCCTCGTCCGATTAAAAATTATCTGACCGAAGCAGAAGACGGGATTAACTGGATTAAAATAGCTGATGCGACAAATTCAACAAAATATATATATAAAACAAAAGAAAAAATAAATAAAGAAGGTATGAAAAAAACACGAATAGTAAAGCCGGGCGACCTTATCCTCACAAACTCTATGAGTTTTGGACGACCGTATATTATGAAGACCACTGGCGCCATACATGACGGCTGGTTATTGTTGCGTCCAAGGAAAAACATTTTAGAGGAGTATATGTATTATTTTCTAAGTTCAGATGAAATTTATAATCAATTTAGTTTTTTAGCTGGTGGCGCAGTTGTGCAAAATTTAAACAGCGAATTGGTAAAAGGTGTGAAAATATTGATACCTCCGTTCTCTGATCAGCAAAAAATAGTCAAATATCTTGATTCGCTATTCGAAAAAATCGGCAAGGTTAGAGCTATGCAGGAGCAGACAAACAAAGAGCTAAAAGAGCTTGAAAAATCGGTTTTGAGAGGGGTGTTTGTGCTATAATTAAAGTAATATTTTTATGGAAAGAAAAATTGAAACAAGGAGATTTGCGTTTATAGATGTTCAAAATACGGCAAGCACTACGCGAAAATTGCTTGGTTTTGTTGTTGATTGGCATAAGCTCTGCGCTTATCTTAAAGAAAAATGGATGTGTGAAAAGGTGTTCTTTTATTCCGGCATAGATGAAGGCGACGAAGAAACAGCCAGGGAATTTGAACTTCTGTCTAAAAACGGTTGCGTGGTAAAGGCAAAAACAATATTTTCTTATAAAAAACCTGATAAAACCATATCAATAAAATGTGTTAATTGCGGCGCGGAAAATGTTGAGATAGTGGATATGGGCTATAACAAAAAATCAAACTGTGATGTTGATCTGACGGTGGACGCACTGGAACACGCCGGACCAAACATAGAGTTTCTAATTTTTACAGGCGATGGAGATTTTGATTATTTAATACAGAAAATTATTGAAAAGGGAACAAAAGTATATATTGTTTCCTCTAATGCCGGCGTCAGGAAGCCCGGAGTAAATACAAAAAGATTATCAACCAAATTAAAAAATTTAATCAAAGAAAACAAAAACAACGTTCATTTTATAAATATTGACAGCTGGAAAATGAAAATAAAAAAGGACATTTAAATATATAAAAATACAAACCGCCACGAAGCGTGACGGTTTGCGAATGACAATTATTATAATACTCCCAAAGGTTAAAAAGTCAACAAGTTGTTGTCCACAAACACCAAAATTAATCTCCGAACAGCAAAAAATCGTCAAATATCTTGATTCGCTTGGTAAACAAATTTTATGCTCAAAAAAGATTTTGCAAAGTTGGTGAAAGAAGGGATTAAGGCTATTCCGGAGAAGTTTTTGCGCCTGGTTAATAACGCGGCGATTGTGGTGGAGAATTGGCCTTCGGCCGAGCAGAAAAAGAAACTTCGTTTGCGTAAAAACATGACGCTTCTGGGCTTGTATGAGGGCGTGCCGAGAACGAAACGCGATTCCGGCTACAATGGCATTTTGCCGGACAAAATCACCATTTTCATGGGGCCGATTCTGGAGACGGCAAAAGACGAAAACGACGTCAAAAAAATCGTCCGCGATACCGTCTGGCACGAAATCGCCCATCATTTCGGCCTTAGCGAAAGTGAAGTGAAAGAAGCGGAGAAAAGGAAGAAGAAAAAGAATTAAAAATTTTTGAGATTATTCTTCTTTTTTTTCCTCTTCGTCTTCATCAAGGGCGACTTTCTTTTTCATATTCAACCTTATTTCTTTCTTTTTCGGCGTTATGGAGAGAATTTTTTCTTTCAAATCTTCCGACAGGCGGGGGAGGAGTTTGTCCAGTTTTTTCTCGTCCGGTTCCAGAATGTCTTTCCACCGGCCGTATTTCTCCAGAATTTCTTTTAACTTTTCCAAATCGTAAACGTTTTTTTCTTTCACCGTCCTAGTCAGATAGCCTTCGTCGCCGAAAACTCTTTCCACTTTCTGCTCATCCATAAAGCCGAAAATAAAGGTCTTGAGATCGTCCAGGCGGTCGTTGTTGCGGCTGTTTTGCTCTTTGAGCGTAAAATATTCCCTAATTATTTCTTTTATTTCTTCTTGGGATTTGGCGCTTATAATTTGAGATTTCTTATAGAGATGCCTCCACATCGGGCACATCTGCTTGTACTCGCACCAATCGCATAACGGGGAAGGCGAGGGCGGGAAGTTGTTGTTGTCTTTTACTCTCTCGTTTATTTCTTTAATCGCCCCCAGGATGACATTTTTTGTTTCTTCCAATTGTTCCTTCGTCCTTTTGGTGGAAATTTTTTCGCCGTGCTTTAAGTAATACAAGCTCAATTTTATTTTTTCCGGATCCAGGTGCGGCCATTTGCTGACAAGACCCAGCAGGTAAGCGGAGAGCTGGAGATTGCCGTCCACTTCTTTTTGCGGCGGCAGTTTGCGGCCGGTTTTGTAGTCTATT
It includes:
- a CDS encoding metallopeptidase family protein, producing the protein MLKKDFAKLVKEGIKAIPEKFLRLVNNAAIVVENWPSAEQKKKLRLRKNMTLLGLYEGVPRTKRDSGYNGILPDKITIFMGPILETAKDENDVKKIVRDTVWHEIAHHFGLSESEVKEAEKRKKKKN
- a CDS encoding PD-(D/E)XK nuclease family protein, yielding MRVSYSSIETLKNCSLKYKYQNIDKIRAAKGINALFGSAIHSTLKFMFEKNPLYPTLDQVLDHFREIWNKKKIRQLADVDEAAEQEEKIDESVEEMFYKDGIAILQKFYKNNPPWNFNVIDMESRFELEVEEEKTGEKHTLSGIIDRIDKSDDGVFEIIDYKTGRKLPPQKEVDGNLQLSAYLLGLVSKWPHLDPEKIKLSLYYLKHGEKISTKRTKEQLEETKNVILGAIKEINERVKDNNNFPPSPSPLCDWCEYKQMCPMWRHLYKKSQIISAKSQEEIKEIIREYFTLKEQNSRNNDRLDDLKTFIFGFMDEQKVERVFGDEGYLTRTVKEKNVYDLEKLKEILEKYGRWKDILEPDEKKLDKLLPRLSEDLKEKILSITPKKKEIRLNMKKKVALDEDEEEKKEE
- a CDS encoding NYN domain-containing protein, with the translated sequence MERKIETRRFAFIDVQNTASTTRKLLGFVVDWHKLCAYLKEKWMCEKVFFYSGIDEGDEETAREFELLSKNGCVVKAKTIFSYKKPDKTISIKCVNCGAENVEIVDMGYNKKSNCDVDLTVDALEHAGPNIEFLIFTGDGDFDYLIQKIIEKGTKVYIVSSNAGVRKPGVNTKRLSTKLKNLIKENKNNVHFINIDSWKMKIKKDI
- a CDS encoding restriction endonuclease subunit S, with amino-acid sequence MAFKTIKKLGDKSILSITSGGTPSRRNLEYYKGNILWLKSGELNDSQHINNSEEKISEKALKNSSAKIFPKNTVLFAMYGATAGKLGILDVPAATNQAVAGMVCNEKVLHYKYLFYSLLNIREKIVDKAWGGAQPNLSQTIIKNFEIPLPPLSIQKKIVERIERLMGKIDEAKKLRKEAMADAAALIPSALHKIFEEGKKKGWEEKSLGEICDIARGGSPRPIKNYLTEAEDGINWIKIADATNSTKYIYKTKEKINKEGMKKTRIVKPGDLILTNSMSFGRPYIMKTTGAIHDGWLLLRPRKNILEEYMYYFLSSDEIYNQFSFLAGGAVVQNLNSELVKGVKILIPPFSDQQKIVKYLDSLFEKIGKVRAMQEQTNKELKELEKSVLRGVFVL